The Dendrosporobacter quercicolus genome window below encodes:
- a CDS encoding glycosyltransferase family 2 protein produces the protein MENRVYVIFGAGKAGQHLARIFPGKVSYIVDNDPEKWGAFFNGIAIDKPDRLLYEDKENLRIFIASMYFGPISDQLNCMGFKNKKHYFNIIPYYAILKELTFLSMIDAGVEDISEKGRKSIRLIDRLGLISEIQEEVLYRQVEDRVLGLLDPEAPEHWVHSLQYWFEQLFKVKIRWLSLDVLNENNLKYNAWKYKKTGYSRLMYLGNSSDRVMDFIKYFDCFYAINTLELNDKKNWIDYMYEIANKLGLAYKKISVIVPNYNYEQYLSKRLRSIVNQYYPVYEIIFLDDASSDDSVMIARELLCEYVGLTQIIISDRNSGSVFKQWKKGIEAARGDYIWIAEADDYASPIMLRKLMLAFSADKKVVLSFCDSLLVDENEEWQGFCSDTHIGDNPYSGLIQEGIYNGKIFVQEYLSTSNLIQNVSAVVMKKESLGQEILDNLETFKQCGDLYCYIRLLEEGNVAFTITPMNFFRRQSRALTMTSGREERQREMDIITETIRNIT, from the coding sequence ATGTTATATTTGGTGCAGGAAAAGCAGGACAACATCTTGCCAGGATTTTTCCTGGAAAAGTATCTTATATAGTTGATAATGACCCTGAAAAATGGGGTGCTTTCTTTAATGGGATTGCTATTGATAAGCCGGACAGGTTATTATATGAAGACAAGGAAAATTTGAGAATATTCATTGCAAGTATGTATTTTGGCCCAATTAGCGATCAATTAAATTGTATGGGATTCAAGAATAAAAAGCATTATTTTAATATAATACCTTATTATGCAATTTTAAAGGAACTTACATTTTTAAGTATGATTGATGCTGGAGTAGAAGATATTTCTGAAAAAGGGCGAAAGTCAATTCGCCTTATCGATCGTCTAGGTTTAATATCTGAAATTCAGGAAGAGGTGCTTTATAGGCAAGTTGAGGATAGAGTTTTAGGTTTACTTGATCCTGAGGCACCGGAGCATTGGGTGCATAGCCTACAGTATTGGTTTGAGCAATTGTTTAAAGTAAAGATCCGTTGGCTTTCACTTGATGTTTTAAATGAGAATAACCTAAAATATAATGCCTGGAAATATAAAAAGACCGGTTATTCTAGATTAATGTATTTGGGAAATTCTTCAGACAGGGTAATGGATTTTATTAAGTATTTCGATTGTTTTTATGCAATTAACACTTTAGAATTAAATGATAAAAAAAATTGGATTGACTATATGTATGAAATTGCGAATAAGTTGGGATTGGCTTACAAAAAGATAAGTGTTATCGTCCCCAATTATAATTATGAGCAATATCTTTCTAAACGTCTGCGAAGTATTGTAAATCAATATTATCCTGTTTATGAAATTATTTTTCTTGACGATGCATCGAGTGATGATAGCGTGATGATTGCAAGGGAGCTTCTTTGTGAATATGTAGGTCTTACACAAATCATTATAAGTGACCGAAACTCTGGATCCGTATTCAAGCAATGGAAAAAGGGGATAGAAGCTGCTCGCGGCGATTATATTTGGATTGCTGAAGCGGATGATTATGCTTCGCCCATTATGTTGAGGAAACTGATGTTAGCTTTTTCAGCAGATAAAAAGGTTGTTTTAAGTTTCTGCGATTCACTATTGGTGGATGAAAACGAAGAATGGCAAGGGTTTTGTTCAGATACGCATATTGGGGATAATCCATATAGTGGTTTAATACAAGAAGGTATCTATAATGGAAAAATATTTGTGCAGGAATATTTGTCAACATCTAATTTAATCCAGAATGTTTCGGCAGTAGTAATGAAAAAAGAGAGTTTGGGCCAAGAAATTCTAGATAATCTTGAGACATTCAAACAATGTGGTGACTTATATTGCTATATCCGCTTGTTAGAGGAAGGGAATGTAGCCTTTACTATAACACCAATGAATTTTTTCCGCAGGCAGTCCAGGGCATTGACGATGACTTCAGGCAGAGAAGAACGACAACGGGAGATGGATATCATTACGGAAACTATAAGGAATATAACTTAA
- a CDS encoding glycosyltransferase: MDKQKNKVVNGINTGMLSSAVVPIHNAVSYICETLDSLLRQEEALDEIIVVDDASTDGTCQIVEQIASRDSRVKLHRFSSKQGVSAARNYGVQIAKNDWILFMDGDDVASLQLLSEQLNRVKQLENTGFEKVILIHSAYQQIDQDGKKIGGVFRWKQVLPHELFGYFILRNHIITVSGALVRRDALLEVGGFNPHLHFAEDWDLWLRLSLRGAFGYVDTPLVLVRRHQCNTSKTITVMRGGELAVLKQYRYSEIEKAIFRRNLSWEINAVNYAGILLQLDKCDIGLPFIEQALCRNPLLMAGHFLLGLYNVKQKSWEKAKANFAQVLEIDGDHGAACNNLGVLLAVSGEMKEALHYFHRAATLYPGYLDAVQNMKLILGKEIRNLSYEQFHMTWRELRPVLLRYEE, from the coding sequence ATGGATAAACAAAAAAATAAAGTAGTAAATGGAATAAATACAGGTATGCTTTCTTCTGCTGTTGTCCCCATCCATAATGCGGTTTCCTATATTTGCGAAACTCTTGACAGTTTATTGCGGCAAGAAGAAGCGCTTGACGAAATTATTGTTGTTGATGATGCAAGTACGGATGGTACTTGTCAAATTGTCGAACAGATAGCATCACGTGATTCCAGGGTGAAATTACATCGATTTTCTTCAAAGCAGGGGGTTTCCGCAGCAAGAAACTATGGTGTCCAAATAGCAAAAAACGATTGGATTTTATTCATGGATGGGGATGATGTTGCTTCCTTGCAATTACTGTCAGAGCAATTGAATCGTGTGAAGCAACTTGAAAATACGGGTTTTGAAAAGGTGATTTTGATTCATAGTGCCTACCAGCAAATTGATCAGGACGGAAAGAAAATAGGTGGGGTTTTTCGTTGGAAACAGGTTTTACCTCACGAGCTATTTGGCTACTTTATCTTGCGAAATCACATTATTACTGTCTCTGGGGCTTTGGTGCGCAGGGATGCTTTATTGGAAGTTGGCGGGTTTAATCCCCATCTTCATTTTGCCGAGGATTGGGATTTATGGTTGCGTTTGTCACTGCGAGGAGCTTTTGGGTATGTGGATACACCATTAGTCTTAGTACGCCGACATCAGTGTAATACCTCAAAAACGATAACTGTTATGAGGGGCGGCGAACTAGCTGTATTAAAGCAATATAGGTATTCAGAAATTGAGAAAGCAATTTTTCGGCGGAATTTGAGTTGGGAAATCAATGCAGTTAATTACGCAGGGATATTGTTGCAGCTGGATAAATGCGATATTGGATTACCTTTTATAGAGCAAGCCCTTTGCCGTAATCCGTTGTTAATGGCCGGACATTTTTTACTGGGTTTATATAATGTAAAGCAGAAGAGCTGGGAAAAAGCGAAAGCAAATTTTGCTCAAGTACTAGAAATAGATGGGGATCATGGTGCTGCCTGTAATAATTTGGGGGTGCTGTTGGCGGTTAGTGGAGAAATGAAGGAAGCATTACATTATTTCCACAGAGCAGCGACTCTTTATCCGGGATATTTGGATGCTGTTCAAAATATGAAACTTATTCTCGGCAAGGAGATTAGGAACCTAAGTTATGAGCAATTTCATATGACATGGCGCGAGTTGCGGCCAGTATTGCTTCGCTATGAAGAGTAA